One genomic window of Nocardioides daphniae includes the following:
- a CDS encoding type 1 glutamine amidotransferase domain-containing protein, whose translation MAADLQGKRVAILAADGVERVELEQPREVLDRAGAQTEVLSIHDGEIKARKNDLDEAGTFTVDGLVADASVDDYDALLLPGGTVNPDQLRVDEGAVSFVRDFVESGKPVAAICHGPWTLIEAGVATGRTLTSFPSIRTDLRNAGANVVDQEVVVDTNLITSRSPEDLPAFSEAIVSQLAGTTTKEEEKS comes from the coding sequence ATGGCAGCAGATCTTCAGGGCAAGAGGGTCGCGATCCTCGCCGCGGACGGGGTCGAGCGCGTTGAGCTCGAGCAACCCCGCGAAGTACTGGACCGCGCGGGCGCTCAGACCGAGGTCCTCTCGATCCACGACGGCGAGATCAAGGCCCGTAAGAACGACCTGGATGAAGCGGGCACGTTCACCGTCGACGGGCTGGTCGCCGACGCCTCGGTGGATGACTACGACGCGCTGCTGCTTCCCGGCGGCACGGTGAACCCCGACCAGCTCCGGGTCGACGAGGGCGCCGTTTCCTTCGTCCGCGACTTCGTCGAGAGCGGCAAGCCAGTGGCTGCGATCTGTCACGGGCCGTGGACGTTGATCGAGGCCGGCGTGGCCACCGGTCGCACCCTGACGTCCTTCCCGAGCATCCGCACGGATCTGCGCAATGCCGGCGCGAACGTCGTTGACCAGGAGGTCGTGGTCGACACGAATCTCATCACCAGCCGCTCGCCGGAGGACCTGCCGGCGTTCTCCGAGGCGATCGTGTCCCAACTCGCGGGCACCACGACAAAGGAAGAGGAGAAGTCATGA
- a CDS encoding putative quinol monooxygenase gives MSVTKGLLVRFDALPGKEDDVKEFLDSGRALVEDEQATTAWFAIRLGPTSFGIFDVFPDDAGRDAHLSGPVAVALGEQTGTLFSEPTIEKLDVLGSKLPA, from the coding sequence ATGAGTGTGACCAAGGGATTGCTGGTCAGGTTTGACGCGTTGCCCGGCAAGGAGGACGACGTGAAGGAGTTCCTTGACAGCGGCCGTGCGCTTGTCGAGGACGAGCAGGCGACCACCGCGTGGTTCGCGATCCGCCTCGGGCCGACCTCGTTCGGGATCTTCGACGTGTTCCCCGATGACGCCGGACGTGACGCCCACCTGTCCGGCCCTGTTGCGGTAGCACTCGGCGAGCAGACCGGTACGTTGTTCTCCGAACCGACGATCGAGAAGCTCGACGTGTTGGGCTCCAAACTCCCCGCCTGA
- a CDS encoding glutathione-independent formaldehyde dehydrogenase, which produces MKAVVYQGPKDVAVTDVPDAEIERPTDVLVKITTTNICGSDLHMYEGRTSFEKGRTFGHENMGEVVEIGKGVEKIKVGDRVVLPFNISCGFCKNCERGLTNYCLTTQPDPSAAGAAYGFAEMGPYGGGQAELLRVPFGDHNALRLGEDAQDKENDYVMLSDIFPTGYHATEMAGVIPGDSVVIAGAGPVGLMAALSATIKGASKVMVVDRHPDRLALAEQIGAIAIDDSKVDPVQAVLDETMGLGADRGCECVGYQAHDPQGNEDPAATLNMLINSVRFTGGIGTVGVFVPEDPGAKGELAKQGKAAIDFGTHWFKGQTMGNGQCPVKKYNRRLRDLIAADKAKPSWIVSHEISLDQAADAYRNFDSRSEGWTKVVIKPGMSDGKKAN; this is translated from the coding sequence ATGAAGGCTGTCGTCTATCAGGGACCCAAAGATGTCGCGGTCACGGACGTTCCGGACGCCGAGATCGAACGGCCCACCGATGTGCTGGTCAAGATCACAACGACCAACATCTGCGGCTCGGACCTGCACATGTACGAGGGGCGGACCTCCTTCGAGAAGGGCCGGACGTTCGGCCACGAGAACATGGGAGAGGTGGTGGAGATCGGCAAGGGAGTAGAGAAGATCAAGGTGGGCGACCGGGTCGTGCTGCCCTTCAACATCTCGTGCGGGTTCTGCAAGAACTGCGAGCGCGGCCTCACGAACTACTGCCTGACGACGCAACCTGACCCGTCGGCCGCCGGTGCGGCCTATGGCTTCGCCGAAATGGGCCCGTACGGCGGCGGGCAGGCAGAACTGCTCCGGGTGCCCTTCGGCGACCACAACGCGTTGCGCCTGGGTGAAGACGCGCAGGACAAGGAGAACGACTACGTCATGCTCTCCGACATCTTCCCCACCGGCTACCACGCCACCGAGATGGCCGGCGTGATCCCGGGCGACAGCGTCGTGATCGCCGGGGCCGGCCCCGTGGGACTGATGGCCGCCCTGTCCGCGACGATCAAGGGCGCCTCGAAGGTGATGGTGGTCGATCGCCACCCCGACCGGCTCGCGCTGGCCGAGCAGATCGGAGCGATCGCCATCGACGACTCCAAGGTCGACCCCGTGCAGGCTGTGCTGGACGAGACCATGGGGCTCGGGGCCGACCGTGGCTGCGAGTGTGTCGGCTACCAGGCCCACGACCCGCAGGGGAACGAAGACCCGGCTGCCACCTTGAACATGCTCATCAACTCGGTGCGTTTCACCGGCGGGATCGGCACCGTCGGTGTGTTCGTCCCCGAGGACCCGGGGGCCAAGGGCGAATTGGCCAAACAGGGCAAGGCGGCCATCGACTTCGGCACCCACTGGTTCAAGGGACAGACCATGGGCAACGGTCAGTGCCCGGTCAAGAAGTACAACCGCCGACTGCGAGACCTCATCGCGGCTGACAAGGCGAAGCCGTCCTGGATCGTCTCCCACGAGATCTCGCTGGACCAGGCCGCGGACGCCTACAGGAACTTCGACTCCAGGTCCGAGGGCTGGACCAAGGTCGTCATCAAGCCGGGTATGTCCGACGGAAAGAAGGCAAACTGA